TGATACATTCCACATGCAGGTATTCCCATAATAGCTACATTATCTTTGTAGGCTAGCATAAACATAGCTCCGGGAAGCACAGGTGACCCATAGGTTATTACATTATTTGAAACATTTCTTATTGCTGAAGGAGTTACATCATCTGGATCTACAGACATACCTCCTGATGTTAATACAACATCAGCTCCAGATTCAATAAGATAATTTATTTCTTCCTCTATTTTTTCTTGATTATCAGGTGCATATCTTATCTCTAGTAAAATTCCACCATAGTCCTTGATCTTCTGAGTAAATACAGGACCAAATTGATCCTTTATTCTTCCTTCATATACCTCTGATCCAGTGACAACTGCACCTATTTTTAAAGGTTTGAATTTTTTTACTCTTATAATTTTATTAAGCTTTTCAGATATATATTTTATTTTATTTATCTTCTCTTTATCTATAATAAGAGGTATTATTCTCGTTCCTGCTACAACTTGACCTTTTCTTACTAAAGAATTGTTATGAAGAGTTGATAGTATAAGTAGATCAATACTATTCACCTCTTCTAAACCTTCAACATTAACTTTAAGTATTCCGTCATATTCTGCTTTTAATGAAACTTTTCCTTCAGATGGACCTTCAAAGTATAGCCC
The nucleotide sequence above comes from Gottschalkia purinilytica. Encoded proteins:
- a CDS encoding molybdopterin-binding protein is translated as MKKVKVEDAVGMVLAHDLTRIVPGEFKGVAFKKGHVIREEDIEKLKDMGKNNIYILDIKENELHEDDAAFKIAEHVSGEGLYFEGPSEGKVSLKAEYDGILKVNVEGLEEVNSIDLLILSTLHNNSLVRKGQVVAGTRIIPLIIDKEKINKIKYISEKLNKIIRVKKFKPLKIGAVVTGSEVYEGRIKDQFGPVFTQKIKDYGGILLEIRYAPDNQEKIEEEINYLIESGADVVLTSGGMSVDPDDVTPSAIRNVSNNVITYGSPVLPGAMFMLAYKDNVAIMGIPACGMYHKATILDLTLPRILSGEILTRRDIAKLGHGGLCLNCEVCNYPVCPFGK